Part of the Vigna radiata var. radiata cultivar VC1973A chromosome 11, Vradiata_ver6, whole genome shotgun sequence genome is shown below.
CGCATTATAAACGTGGGGAacaataatattcataatttttttttatttcttacatattaaattgcttatcatattaaatttatattgtaataGTTTCACATCGTTTAAGAGTTAATGTTAATGACagtttaaatacttattttatccTCTGAAACgttttttaaagacaaaattgtGAAAGAGCATAGGTTTCAAAGCTAACAATACTTCGGATGAGAGGTGATTATAACGGGTTCTAAAATGAATCATCGATTCTTTAAGCCCTACATTGAAAATGAACAACTATTCCCTTTAGACCTCAACTAAGAAATTATGTTCATGTTCCACTCGATAGTCTTATATCACCTAAGAGTTAAGACaaaagacaatttaaatattattttctttctttcatcctCTAGTCGAGATTTAAGAGAAGTATTTGTTCATCCTTAATGAAAAGCTTAAAAATTGATGGTTCATCTAAGAGCTTTGTTATTAGTTGCACGGTGAACGTCAAATGTTCTTACCACTTACATATATATCAAATGTTCTTACTACCTATGTATGTATAAGTATGAGTGAGTGTGTACATAAACTTTCTTAGTGTCAAAAATTTGATTATCATGTGAGGTGTGTGACTGACTTGcatcattttataaatcatcttattatattaaatgtatCTAGTAATCTAGTAGTGGCTACCGTGATCATATCTAAGTGGCTCAAGTCCAAAAGACcaagaaaaaaagttgtttaatatctattttggttttTCGGTTTGTATGATGTATGATGTGTTCAAAGTTAtcctcatttttttcaaaagtttagtATTGTCCTATATTTTGCAAAAACGGTTCACGTTAGTCCTTTTTTCTTACGGCTTTAAAAAGGCTAATGGCAAACTTGTCTTCCTAACAAAAATTGATGACTTGTACAATTATTATTGACGTGACAGTGTGAGATCATTTTAACCATAAATGTAATTAACACTTCAAATGACCTCACAGTATCATGTCAATAGTAATTGTACAAGGTATCAAGTTTTTAACAGCGTTTTTTGCAACAGGACATTAATGAACTTTTAAAAAGAATGAGGACAACTTTAAACACACACTATAAATGAAGGGAccaagtattaaaaaaaattatttctatctttatatactttatcctttttattgtaaaaatttacATGCACATAGTTAGAAACAATCATCATATCTTGGCCCCTGGTAAATCTTTTAATTCAtggtacatttatttttctgaatacaatttttttttcttttaataactatattaatcTAAAAGTAAACTATAAAGTGTTGGATGGACTTCTCAAAATATGACGATCCTTAACAATTTGGTTTCTTCCATCTCTTTTCATAtccaaattataaatttttttcttcatttttccttctttcgTGATCTAAACCCACTTCTGAATTAGTCCTTTTTTAATTCAAGTGTGATGCATGGTTTCCTGATGTTATATATGCAAGTTATAGTGTCCCTCCAAATATCACCTCTTACCAATAAACATCGTTAACCTTAGAACAGCACCACCATGGCTCCCTCACCCTCTTCCAAGAGGCACCCACTCTACCGAGGAATCCGTTCCCGGGGAAGAAAATGGGTCTCCGAAATCCGCGAGCCACGCAAGGCCTCCCGCATATGGCTCGGCACCTTCCCCACGCCGGAGATGGCCGCCGCCGCCTACGACGTCGCAGCATTGGCCTTGAAAGGCGACGGCGCTGTTCTCAACCTCCCTCACTCCGTCTCCAAGTATCAAATCCCTGCAACCAACTCTGCGGCGGATATCCGAACTGCTGCCTCCGCTGCGGCCGCAATGATGAAGGCTGAAACGGAATCTTCCCACAACATTGCATCACAAACTGAAACTACCCACATCGATGCTACAACCTGGAGGTTTGAAAATGATTTCCTTGACGAGGAAGCCATTTTCGGCATGCCAAGTCTTCTGGTTGACATGGCCGGGGGAATGCTTCTGTCGCCGCCCAGAATGAGCCCGCCACCGTCGGATAACTCGCCGGAGAAACAAGCTGCAGAGACTTTGTGGAGTTATTTTTGACTTACGAACTTCAGAAAACCTGTGTAAATTCAGAACAAGGGCATGCTACTCTTTTTGCATGTCTCCTACTGTTCTACCATGTTTcagaaatgttttaattaagGTTTTTGAATATCAATGTAtgctatttttaaatataaattctaacTAACTATTTGTAGtggatgttttattttataagaaaaaaatttcaaaatatttttttttctagttgaTTCAGTctaaataactttatattttaaaataaaagtactattttattaatgttggaTAGGCTGAATAGAAAATTAGATGTTTATGTGTATCATCACTCgtttttcaattgatttttctttatctgtaatattcaaatattggaaAACTTATTTAAGAGATTAAGTGTAAGAAGTATGACTTAAGaaattttgtaaactttttcatacttttctattttataaattcttattCTAAAAATTGTTACCTCAAAAGACAAACCTAAAAATAGATAATGATAACAACATTGAAAAATTAGATTTCTTCTTGTATTATAAATGATTTGAGAAATAAAAGGTCATCTTTTAACttaggaaaatatattttgacaccaatttttgacactattttaacattgcacatgtgtcaaaacgtggtgagacattttaaattataaaataacacttCTTCTTTGTGGTCTTagtattttcttctcttttcattcTGTTTTGACCTTTATTCTTTTTGATAGTGAaagattcaaataaaaatatattttttatctcccAAGTAAGCccttcaaacaaaatttagagTGGCAATTGCCAACTTATAACACACTGCTTCATCGAGTTTTCCTGCAAGCATGTTCGATTCAAAATTCtgtctttttaaattatttattaccaAAAGCATAAAACAACAGAAGTGAAAGAAACAAACGTATCTGTCACAAACGCAATGCACCCGTGAACACCAACTTTGAAACATTGCtagtgaataaaaaataaaaatggaaacattatataaaaatgaaaatttataaatttattgttataaaattttggattgaaaataatgttaatttttttatatgattaaaaaaaatgatgaaactttggtgttttctttttttaccttTTCCAGTTTGGAttccattaaaatattttatctataataattttacaGTGTGTGACATTTGTTGAAAGTGAGTACATAATGAAATTCCTCAAATTAcgaatttatatatgttatccTACATGTGTATAATATGGTGGTAGGTTATCAACGGATTTTAGAGCACTGCATGACAATTGTATGGCACCGCAAAGTCTCACACTTTATAACTTTTTGTATTGTACTACATATATGTTAACACAACTTTTAAGATCATAATCCTTCATGGACCCATTCCCATCACTATTATTGTAGATTTTGCCCATTATCTCTTTTTGACGACCGTAATATGTAACTATAATTAAGAtgataaagtttaaaaatatggtGATAAAGTTAAGTATTTTCTTCAGCAAATGGGtgtaacaattatatttatatataatttacacaataattttattcatcagctttttataatacaaataaGATCTCCATTTCTTTAGgtgattttggaaaattaatCAATATCGTAATACTCTATGTGTGTTAAACGTCTCcatttaatttgtgtttttttttaactatatagTAATTGTTTCGATTAAAAGTAGTCGAGATCCGTCGTTTTGTTATGTtcaactttaattatttaatcttcTCTAAGAATGTAATATACTTCAATAGGTTGTTAACTTGCAAAAGACACTCAAGTAAGATATGTTTCTCAAAGAGGTCTTAACTTCATTAGGatagaaaaatgtgtttttaccTGAacattaatagaatatttataggACTTATAGTAATCAAGTTCATTAATTAACCATTAATACCGTATATTCGTATTTGATATGACAATCAAACCATTAATGTTGTATATTCATATTATGGCAATCAAACCATTAATGTTGTATCTTCATATTTGATATGACAATCAAGccattaattaatcattaatacatGCTAATATACTTGTTAACGATCCATAAATGATCGTTACACTCTTAATTAGACTTTAATTACCTAAAATGATTGTCTCGATTGATCGGTTGCCTCAGTCGATCGGTGCCTATCCACCgataaattaattatcattgtGACACGTATCACCGATCCATATACTTCATATAACACGGTAATAAAAACatggaaaaatagaaaaaaaaaatctcaaccAACGGAAGAAAAACTAGATTTTGCAAAAATGGTAAAGTTGTTAAAGGAGGAAGTTGATGGAGAACCTTACATGTGTTTTACATATGTTGTGAGTGTTCCTTTATGTGGGTGggttaagtgtattttggttatGGGTGTAATGAAATAATGGAGGAGCAGATAGAATGAAAGATGGAGTCGGTGAGTACATGAAGTCAAAAAGAGATAGTGTATGTTGTCTAGTAATCAGAATGAGAAGGAAAGAATGAGCCACATACGTTGGTGGGGTTTCAAGACAACATGCCAAAATCAACCTCAGAACAAATCGCCGACATATACTTACATAAGCTCTTTCTCACTTTACAAAAGCTGCTGAACGTGCCCATTATACTTCCTTTCACTATGCGCCAACATAACCACTTTTCTAAACTACAAAATCTCCAAACACCAATTAATATCTCCTAGCCGACCACCGCATTTCATTTCTCTGTCTTTACTGTCTAAAAGTTTACACATAAATCTTTCTTGTGCTATTATTGCATATGTGTATTTTGAGCTCGTgcatcaatataatatttttaatttaatgatattatttttttgttaaacaattttataatgcCATTTGAGTGGgaacattttaaaacaattcaaatataaacatgaaaatatttaatactgtTTCGGTTGAAAGGTCTCAGGTCGATTGTCTATTTTCATCCCGCTCAATTTCGATTTTCCAGTCCACTAATATGTACCATATCTTAATCGTCCAAGTTTCTCCTTGAAATCTTAACCGGTCAGTGTTAACCTACAACgatgctcaagtcagatatgtttttCAAAGAGGTCTcaacttaattaatttagaaaaattgtcTTTACCTGAACATTAATCGCCCATTTATAAGGTTTGTGGCAGCCAAACatattgattaatcattaatatcgtatattcACAAAGCGTAGGACAATCTGATCCATTAATTGACCATTAATACCTATTTGACATACCTGATAACTTCCAACAAAAATCATCGACTTACCTGTTGATTCAGGCTATGGAGTCGATCAATATGATACTTGTTAAGTTGATTCTTACTACGACGCCAAtcgatatatttcatatagtacaaatacattaaaaaaaatttacgacatttaaattaaaaagattatatttaatcatttttaaagtttataaatggaaatatatcaacataaataaattataattatatacatagagattaaaatcatatttaacttttattaaatatctaaaGTTAAAGTGTATTTAAATTTCAAGGACGAAAATTACATTAACTATTTCTCTATGGAAGTGCAGGCATAACTTACTTCCTACAGTGACAACCTAAAAGCAAGCCATCTTTGTCGTGTCCTACTTGGAAAAGCACCTTCCTAAATTGTCCTTGCACCAAACCACTATGGCCATGATAccaatttcaatttgatttgGATTTTCGTATTTCCTATGActatttatcaattttaggATATGTCTTTTAATCGGGATATCCATTATTTCacgatataaaaatattcattcgTTCCCATGATACTCTTACTAAAAAAGAACTTCAACCTATATcataaattaatcttttctgtggtgtgaaaattaatttaacaaatgATTTCACTaatatgaagaaattgaatTCAGTGAAATGTAGGATGTTATTTCCAAGTTGGAGCTACCACTATACGTGGAAATGcagaaataattgtttttaagaattatttgcCCAAACAAAACCCTTTTTCCTGACTAGAAATCTCAAATCCATAAAAATACTAAGGATTCTTTTACCCTATAACTATTATTTGATAATCTATTATAAGAgggatataataaaaaaatgctttttgtatttataaacgaaaaaaaaaacatcaaataattgtaaacaaaattttaatatcaaactatCATTGGTCAACTTGATCCGATAGTATACTTTTGCAAATaccaattattattgttatgtcATCGatcatttttattgaataatgatAGAATGAGATACaattacattcatttgatatatattataaagataaaataatcctaaagtaaacttttatatttaaaaaataaaaaataataataccaaataaatataaaaatttgtgtgtcAAAATAACAACCATTCTAATTTACGAAAAGGTATTGtgtgtaacatttttttttctctcctttctacGTTTCCTTGGATTTgaagaatcaaaatatttttgggtgTTGCTTCCCTCCCAAGTAGGACCTGCACCtctccattattttaatttatttcaaaaatattttatactttcctactttttttttcccaAAAATACCCTATACTTCCTCACTATCCTTaaccattttttctctttctctctctacattaatggagcatttacatggctcattaatggagcatttacatgactcaaatttgaatttgtgatatattttttttaaataagtttgattcaattgtgttttttttacatataatatctataatttttaacattatattatgttttaactcgacatgtttgactcaaataacatgaataaaatatttaatttattagataaataatataaaattattattaaatacttaaaatataaaaaaaaaaatatttgttaaagatttagaatttatttagttctttcgtcattataaagttagtatataataataataatatatcattatttactattaatattattatttttattattttgtatttgcatctaacttttaattttataaaatggaaatggtggaagtactaatattgaagtttcttttgaattttatgttaaaaattatagatattatatgtaaaaaaacacacatatataaacatttttctaaaaatttagaacaaaattttaccatttattaagtaatttgaaaagaaaaaatatattcaacaaaaataagattgaatcaaacttatttaagaaaatatatcacaagtttaTATTTGAGTAATGTAagtgctccattaatgagccatgtaaaatGCTCcacattaatgtagagagagattGTTATGAGGagatgtagggtatttttggaataaaagaaaataatggaaaagtgtagaatatttttgaaataaattaaaatagtggggaggtacaAGGACTCATTTGAGGAGGTGGAGCGAGCAACACCCAATATTTTTTTCCTGATTGCACTATAGTTAAGTGGGACTTGTTGTCGCTTTCTTTTAGGGCCTTGCGaacagtttttttatttttttgtttaacgTTAATAAAAAACGTCTCGTCAAATATTTATGGGCTTTAATTAGTATTATATCCCATTTTTATGGGCCTGGTGTTTCACTGACTCccatttcctcttttttttctcgTTATTTAGCTTTAGTTTTACTTTTCTcatgatgaattaaattatccgaacaaaaaatagttatttacaTTTATCCCTATTTACTTGTTCTCGTTGAGAATTTATGTACATTTTGGTGGTTTCTCGTGTtatgacaacaataaaaactgtagacaaaaaattgattgaaattgcATAAAACTGAATAATGACGTCAAAAGTATGacgtaataaaaaaatagaatatgacaaataaaaattcatGCCTCATGTAATATGAACACAACTTTTGATGGAGGAATTTCATTGACTTCAAAAGGTAGTGCGAAGTCAATTTAACTCTCTATCCTACCGCCGAAATAGTTTTATCACGTTTTTTTCCCTCcttttaatagttaaaaatatattcattaagatgtaaattaaatatgagtacatacaaaaatttcaattacaatattaatgaaCTTT
Proteins encoded:
- the LOC106777506 gene encoding ethylene-responsive transcription factor ERF027-like, which translates into the protein MAPSPSSKRHPLYRGIRSRGRKWVSEIREPRKASRIWLGTFPTPEMAAAAYDVAALALKGDGAVLNLPHSVSKYQIPATNSAADIRTAASAAAAMMKAETESSHNIASQTETTHIDATTWRFENDFLDEEAIFGMPSLLVDMAGGMLLSPPRMSPPPSDNSPEKQAAETLWSYF